A section of the Suncus etruscus isolate mSunEtr1 chromosome X, mSunEtr1.pri.cur, whole genome shotgun sequence genome encodes:
- the HAPSTR2 gene encoding telomere attrition and p53 response 1 protein yields MEEAPQEAAAEVAEPWLSKWERQCLAEAEQREQLAPELQEAGAAAASGLQGERQKLWHLFQLSASAVAQLYQNVGGAQPALSMWDLFQHAAVAVTSLYKESGEAHQRSFDLGVQLGCQRRSKDLLEWARKGRSTIYREELISFLCGKGPPTPCTPRLPQKPAASGAQQAQETSSSGDVDLRPFHEANAQQGLSGIRGSIGGVYPGAPGSPVQANGVTDLRNDLPREDGLGAGDAAGEVALGLDRAGSRKRTSAQFGGDIFDAPIFKRNRLL; encoded by the coding sequence ATGGAGGAAGCACCGCAGGAGGCCGCGGCCGAGGTAGCCGAGCCCTGGCTGAGCAAGTGGGAACGCCAGTGCCTGGCCGAGGCCGAGCAGCGGGAGCAGCTGGCTCCGGAGCTGCAGGAGGCGGGAGCCGCGGCCGCCTCGGGGCTGCAAGGCGAGCGGCAGAAGCTGTGGCATCTCTTCCAGCTGTCAGCCAGCGCGGTGGCCCAGCTCTACCAGAACGTAGGGGGCGCCCAGCCAGCACTGTCCATGTGGGACCTTTTCCAGCACGCGGCCGTGGCCGTGACCAGCCTGTACAAGGAGAGCGGCGAAGCCCACCAGCGAAGTTTTGACCTGGGCGTCCAGCTGGGCTGCCAACGGCGCAGCAAAGATTTGCTGGAGTGGGCCAGGAAGGGCCGCAGTACCATCTACCGCGAAGAGCTCATCAGTTTCCTCTGTGGCAAGGGCCCCCCCACGCCGTGCACCCCCAGGCTGCCACAGAAGCCTGCTGCCAGCGGGGCTCAGCAGGCCCAGGAGACCAGCTCCTCGGGCGACGTGGATCTCCGGCCTTTCCACGAGGCCAACGCCCAGCAAGGCTTGAGCGGGATCCGGGGGAGCATTGGTGGCGTGTACCCCGGGGCTCCCGGCTCGCCGGTCCAGGCCAACGGGGTGACTGACCTCAGAAATGACCTCCCCCGGGAGGATGGTCTGGGTGCCGGCGATGCTGCAGGAGAGGTGGCCCTAGGCCTGGACCGTGCAGGGAGCCGCAAACGCACTTCGGCCCAGTTTGGAGGTGACATCTTCGACGCCCCGATCTTCAAGCGCAACCGACTGCTTTAA